Proteins from a genomic interval of Flammeovirgaceae bacterium SG7u.111:
- a CDS encoding M14 family zinc carboxypeptidase: MKKLLTVLLLALALGASAQDYFYKKYAPFNPEIPSPEAFLGYPIGEWHTRHDRMVAYLEKLAELSDRATLTEYGKTHEGRRLVILNIGKPENIANLEQLRTQHLEAIKPSSSADLSQLPAFINLAYNVHGNEPSGGEASLLTAYTLVASTSPQVLDYLEKTVVFLDPTINPDGRDRHTHWANTHKGSPVVDDPMDIEHLEISPNGRTNHYNFDLNRDWWLAINPESRGKLAWYHKWYPNVVTDNHEMGTNSTFFFEPMKPNASKDPIMPKENYTTLNETFAKYFSAGMNEIGSMYFTKEAFDGTYPGYGSSYPDLQGALAILFEQASSRGHVQRQETGKKLTFAFTIRNQYVASMSTVKATAENKDLLRNYQRNFFKSALSNARNSKVKAYVFGDEHDQGRTTAFIDKLLLHKVKVYELGKDISAGGMNYKAGKTYVVPTEQEQYRMVQSAFETYSEYADSVYYDASAWSLANFYNMPYSTVGSFETGAEITEVKSPDFPAPSQSDYTYIMPWTEYNAPAALYFLQSNGVVATSAFKPFEIGTSAGTRKFGYGTVVIPVQRQLISPDSLFSLVSQAAEKWSVEVLTTSTGYSVSGIDLGSRNFQFLEKPKALMLVGDGVSGYEQGEVWHMLDTRMNMPITKTPLRHFSRLNLWNYNVMVLVSGSYYQLDSAKIEQIKAWVKAGNTLITSRSASKWAIDKGLVKEELIKEKKDEKEEKSTGRTDYVMASEELGKKRVGGIICEVDLDITHPLGFGYTRRSLPVYRNSNVWLAPSKSAFGTVAKYTADPHIDGYILEENLEKFLKPSASLIVSPVGSGRVVLFADNPNFRSSWYGTNRLLLNAIFLGQHIRVPN, translated from the coding sequence ATGAAAAAACTATTGACCGTTTTGCTCTTGGCGCTTGCCTTGGGCGCATCGGCGCAAGATTACTTTTATAAAAAGTATGCGCCTTTCAATCCTGAAATCCCCTCGCCTGAAGCGTTTTTGGGCTACCCAATTGGGGAATGGCACACCCGCCACGACCGCATGGTCGCTTACCTAGAAAAGCTCGCCGAACTCTCGGACAGGGCAACCCTCACGGAATATGGCAAAACCCATGAGGGCAGAAGGTTGGTGATCTTGAACATTGGCAAACCCGAAAATATTGCCAACCTCGAACAGCTCCGCACGCAACATTTGGAAGCGATAAAGCCTAGCAGTTCGGCAGATTTGAGCCAATTGCCCGCATTTATCAACTTAGCGTACAATGTGCACGGAAATGAGCCATCGGGCGGAGAAGCCTCTCTGCTCACGGCTTATACGCTGGTCGCTTCTACGAGTCCTCAAGTGCTCGATTATTTGGAAAAAACGGTGGTTTTCCTCGACCCGACCATCAACCCCGACGGGCGGGACAGGCACACGCACTGGGCAAACACGCACAAGGGAAGCCCCGTGGTAGATGACCCGATGGACATCGAACACTTGGAAATTTCCCCCAACGGAAGGACCAACCATTACAACTTCGACCTCAACCGCGACTGGTGGCTGGCTATCAACCCCGAAAGCCGCGGCAAGCTGGCGTGGTACCACAAATGGTACCCAAACGTGGTGACGGACAACCACGAAATGGGCACGAACAGCACATTTTTCTTTGAGCCGATGAAGCCAAATGCTAGTAAAGACCCGATTATGCCCAAGGAAAATTATACGACCCTTAACGAAACATTTGCCAAGTATTTTTCCGCAGGAATGAACGAAATTGGTTCTATGTATTTCACCAAGGAAGCGTTTGATGGAACGTACCCAGGCTACGGCTCGTCTTACCCCGACTTACAAGGCGCATTGGCGATTTTGTTCGAGCAAGCAAGCTCTCGTGGGCATGTGCAGCGGCAAGAAACGGGCAAGAAATTGACCTTCGCCTTCACTATTCGCAACCAATATGTAGCGAGCATGTCTACGGTAAAAGCGACTGCGGAAAACAAGGATTTGCTTCGCAACTACCAACGTAATTTCTTCAAAAGTGCGCTGAGCAATGCTAGAAATAGCAAGGTAAAAGCTTATGTATTTGGTGACGAACACGACCAAGGGCGCACCACTGCTTTTATAGATAAACTACTACTACACAAGGTAAAAGTGTATGAGTTGGGAAAAGATATTTCGGCGGGAGGAATGAACTACAAAGCTGGAAAAACCTATGTAGTTCCCACCGAGCAGGAGCAGTACCGCATGGTGCAGTCGGCGTTTGAAACCTACAGCGAATATGCCGACAGCGTGTATTACGATGCCTCGGCTTGGTCGCTGGCGAATTTTTACAACATGCCTTATTCGACGGTCGGCTCGTTTGAAACTGGCGCAGAAATAACAGAAGTGAAATCACCCGATTTCCCCGCCCCTTCCCAATCGGATTATACCTACATCATGCCTTGGACGGAATACAACGCACCTGCCGCTTTGTACTTCTTGCAGTCGAATGGGGTGGTAGCTACTTCGGCGTTCAAGCCCTTCGAAATTGGGACGAGCGCAGGCACGAGGAAATTTGGCTACGGAACGGTGGTAATTCCCGTGCAAAGGCAATTGATTTCACCCGATTCCCTTTTCAGTTTGGTGAGCCAAGCGGCAGAGAAATGGTCGGTGGAAGTCCTTACCACATCAACGGGCTACAGCGTTTCGGGCATCGATTTGGGCAGCAGGAACTTCCAGTTTTTGGAAAAACCCAAAGCCTTGATGCTAGTTGGCGACGGCGTAAGCGGGTACGAACAGGGTGAAGTTTGGCACATGCTCGACACACGAATGAACATGCCGATTACCAAAACCCCGCTCCGCCATTTCAGCAGGTTGAACCTTTGGAACTACAATGTGATGGTGCTGGTCTCTGGCTCGTATTACCAACTAGATTCGGCGAAAATAGAGCAGATAAAAGCTTGGGTAAAAGCAGGAAATACGCTTATTACCAGCCGAAGTGCCTCAAAGTGGGCGATAGACAAAGGATTGGTGAAAGAGGAGCTCATCAAAGAAAAGAAGGATGAGAAAGAGGAAAAAAGCACAGGAAGAACTGATTATGTGATGGCAAGTGAAGAGTTGGGCAAGAAAAGAGTAGGTGGTATCATTTGCGAGGTAGATTTGGACATTACCCACCCTCTGGGCTTTGGCTACACCCGAAGAAGCCTGCCCGTTTACCGCAACAGCAATGTGTGGCTTGCGCCAAGCAAAAGTGCTTTTGGGACAGTGGCAAAATACACCGCCGATCCGCACATAGACGGCTACATTTTGGAAGAAAACTTGGAGAAATTCCTGAAGCCCTCGGCATCGCTCATCGTCAGCCCAGTGGGCAGCGGCAGGGTAGTTCTCTTTGCTGACAACCCCAACTTCCGAAGCTCTTGGTATGGAACAAACAGGTTGCTCCTCAATGCAATATTCTTGGGTCAACATATTCGTGTGCCTAACTAA
- a CDS encoding App1 family protein, translating into MGSRQNQGNFWGILKYLLLRNRLWRVLRRAIYYPIKTLKYLIKKAIGWDGTPLLVPYRSFGNKDIVFFRGRVVENYGIPSPKFKDSRFRNLLSMLKRYKSPGWPDVEVKVLFEGKVLETVTDEEGFFEIYYFPEQEQDETTIWQNVTYALSVDGKVNTMQGMLNAEVLFPNSQSQFGIISDVDDTFLESHSTLKLKKVRLMALKNALTRKPLKGVPSFYRALKNGVNGEANNPFFYVSSSEWNLYEMLRDFCEHWNIPRGVFMLRDMEFSIFKFWRAGSGSHQHKLNKIDRVLTMYPDLPFILIGDSGQHDALIYEEVVMKHPHQVKAIYIRDIGNPKRSSNVLTVIQRLKEYGVEMILARSIDEMVDDALNKNFISPKSAEKVLSESDKF; encoded by the coding sequence GTGGGATCAAGACAAAATCAAGGAAATTTTTGGGGTATTTTAAAATATCTTCTATTAAGAAATAGGCTATGGAGGGTACTCCGTCGTGCTATCTATTACCCAATCAAAACCCTCAAATATCTTATCAAAAAAGCAATTGGCTGGGATGGCACGCCTCTGCTGGTTCCTTACCGCAGTTTTGGCAATAAGGATATCGTATTCTTTAGGGGGCGAGTGGTGGAAAACTATGGGATTCCCAGTCCTAAATTTAAAGACAGTCGTTTTCGAAACCTTCTTTCCATGCTGAAGCGCTACAAAAGCCCCGGCTGGCCAGATGTGGAAGTAAAGGTGCTGTTTGAAGGAAAAGTGCTGGAAACCGTGACGGATGAGGAAGGATTTTTTGAAATTTATTATTTCCCAGAACAAGAACAGGATGAAACTACCATCTGGCAAAATGTAACCTATGCACTTTCGGTAGATGGAAAGGTGAATACCATGCAAGGTATGCTAAATGCCGAAGTCCTTTTCCCTAACTCCCAAAGCCAGTTTGGAATCATTTCCGACGTGGACGATACGTTTCTGGAATCACATTCAACGCTAAAACTCAAAAAAGTGCGATTGATGGCACTGAAAAATGCCCTTACACGCAAGCCACTAAAGGGCGTACCTTCTTTTTATAGAGCCCTGAAAAACGGGGTAAATGGAGAAGCAAACAACCCTTTTTTTTATGTTTCGAGTAGCGAATGGAACCTGTATGAAATGCTGCGGGACTTTTGCGAACATTGGAACATCCCTAGAGGTGTTTTCATGCTGAGGGACATGGAATTCAGCATTTTTAAGTTTTGGAGGGCGGGAAGTGGAAGCCACCAGCACAAGTTAAATAAGATAGACCGAGTCCTGACTATGTATCCGGACCTTCCCTTTATTTTGATTGGGGATAGCGGCCAACACGATGCGCTGATCTACGAAGAAGTGGTGATGAAACACCCTCATCAGGTAAAGGCTATTTATATCCGCGACATCGGCAACCCCAAAAGGTCGAGCAATGTCCTCACGGTGATTCAGCGCCTCAAGGAATATGGCGTGGAAATGATACTGGCTCGCTCTATAGATGAAATGGTGGACGATGCCCTCAACAAAAATTTCATCTCGCCAAAGTCAGCGGAAAAGGTTTTGTCAGAAAGTGATAAATTTTAA
- a CDS encoding ATP-dependent 6-phosphofructokinase, producing MKAKDFEVKTLGECTVKSPLGLAKEKGERMFDFISDDLKVLYNVTYKNSEKGQKQDLIAFEKAGPRENLFFDPSKTKAAIVTCGGLCPGINNVIRSIVMGLYYRYKVTNVVGVRYGYQGFIPKFNIPFIELTPQNVGQIHQFGGSVLASSRGQQDVGEIVDALVRNNINILFTIGGDGTLKGAQAISDEIEKRGLKISVVGIPKTIDNDINLVEKSFGFETAFTMANPIIRDAHNEAKGAYNGIAIVKLMGRDSGFIAAHAALSMPDVNFVLVPEIRFDLYGKNGFLESLRKRLDKRHHALIVVAEGAGQYFFEDEKEKQTDASGNVRYDDIGIYLKNKINDYFKGEDVTVKYIDPSYIIRSAPANASDSVFCSRLALNAVHGAMAGKTGFVASRWNNQFVYLPIPVAVKERKKIDLAGELWWNVLEATGQPPEMRDL from the coding sequence ATGAAAGCTAAGGATTTTGAAGTAAAAACCCTTGGGGAATGCACTGTAAAGTCGCCGTTGGGTCTTGCCAAGGAAAAAGGTGAGCGCATGTTTGATTTCATTTCAGACGACCTAAAGGTGCTTTATAATGTGACCTACAAAAATTCTGAAAAAGGGCAAAAGCAAGACTTGATAGCCTTTGAAAAAGCGGGACCAAGAGAAAACTTGTTTTTCGACCCATCTAAAACCAAAGCCGCCATTGTGACTTGCGGCGGTTTGTGCCCTGGCATCAATAACGTGATCAGGAGCATCGTAATGGGGCTGTATTATCGCTACAAAGTCACGAATGTAGTGGGTGTTCGATATGGTTATCAAGGATTTATCCCAAAATTCAACATTCCGTTCATAGAGCTCACACCTCAAAATGTAGGTCAAATCCATCAATTTGGGGGATCTGTTTTAGCTTCTTCAAGAGGACAACAGGATGTAGGGGAAATAGTAGATGCCCTCGTTAGGAATAACATCAATATCCTCTTCACCATAGGCGGTGACGGCACGCTCAAAGGCGCGCAAGCCATTAGCGATGAGATAGAAAAGAGAGGCTTGAAAATATCGGTAGTTGGGATACCAAAAACAATAGATAACGACATCAACTTGGTGGAAAAGTCTTTTGGGTTTGAAACTGCCTTTACCATGGCCAACCCAATTATCCGAGATGCCCACAACGAGGCTAAAGGAGCTTATAACGGCATTGCAATTGTAAAACTTATGGGTCGCGACTCAGGCTTCATTGCCGCACATGCCGCCCTCTCTATGCCAGATGTGAATTTTGTACTCGTACCAGAAATCAGGTTTGATCTGTATGGGAAAAATGGTTTTTTGGAATCGCTCCGCAAGCGCTTGGACAAAAGACATCATGCACTTATAGTGGTGGCCGAAGGCGCAGGACAGTACTTTTTTGAAGATGAAAAAGAAAAGCAAACTGATGCTTCGGGCAACGTGAGGTACGATGACATTGGGATTTACCTCAAAAATAAAATCAACGATTACTTTAAAGGAGAGGATGTAACTGTCAAGTACATCGATCCTAGCTATATCATTAGAAGCGCCCCTGCAAATGCGAGTGATAGTGTTTTCTGTAGCAGGTTAGCACTAAATGCAGTACACGGAGCTATGGCTGGCAAAACAGGTTTCGTAGCAAGTAGGTGGAACAATCAGTTCGTTTACTTACCTATTCCCGTAGCAGTGAAAGAGAGAAAAAAAATAGACTTGGCAGGAGAGTTATGGTGGAACGTACTGGAAGCAACTGGCCAGCCACCCGAAATGCGAGATTTATAA